A single region of the Oceaniferula marina genome encodes:
- a CDS encoding alpha amylase C-terminal domain-containing protein, with the protein MSKSIPTLVANDPWLEPYTDHIRWRMQQLDERLQSIQQQAGSLENYASRHLNHGIHLNGDQSAWIIREWAPAAHSVSLVGDFNQWNPEATPLSRDQQGGWQTELPKKLIKHKELIKLHIVGADGSVRDRIPATILRCVQDSKTHDYSGQVWSPETAYTWKHSFDPATIKAPTIYEAHVGMAGEAPRLHSYREFAEQVLPRIAELGYNTIQLMAVQEHPYYGSFGYHVSSFFAPCSRFGTPDELKYLIDTAHGLGIAVLLDIVHSHAVKNIAEGLNDFDGSGNQYFHAGDRGNQPQWDSKCFDYGKSEVQQFLLSNVRYWLEEFHFDGFRFDGITSMLYHHHGTVAFDHYDKYFLDGPDEDAILYLGLATTLAKQIQPGALLIAEDMSGMPGLCRPAKEGGVGFTHRLAMGIPDYWIKLLKHKQDEDWKPEEMWGVMTNRRYGEANIAYAESHDQALVGDKTIAFRLMDQDMYWHMSIDDQHGGIERGIALHKLIRLFTLVSGGEGWLNFMGNEFGHPEWLDFPREGNDWSYHYCRRQWSLVDNPELRYQYLNAFDGSMMNLTEKYQLLQSPPAKLLYVHNDDQILAAERAGLIFVFNFNPHQSFPDYLIPVDDEGPYKIVLNSDSAAHGGHRRIDPSIIPQTNAETQLPLYIPSRCCLVLKKWE; encoded by the coding sequence GATCATCCGTGAGTGGGCTCCCGCTGCCCACTCGGTATCCCTAGTGGGAGACTTCAACCAGTGGAACCCGGAAGCCACCCCGCTGAGCCGCGACCAGCAAGGGGGCTGGCAGACCGAACTTCCCAAGAAACTCATCAAACACAAAGAGCTTATCAAACTCCACATCGTCGGAGCTGATGGCAGCGTGCGCGATCGTATCCCGGCCACCATCCTGCGCTGTGTTCAAGACTCCAAAACCCACGATTATTCAGGACAGGTTTGGAGCCCCGAGACGGCCTACACGTGGAAACACAGCTTTGACCCGGCAACGATCAAAGCCCCTACCATCTATGAAGCCCACGTCGGTATGGCTGGAGAAGCTCCCCGCCTCCATAGCTACCGCGAATTTGCGGAGCAGGTTCTCCCCCGCATCGCCGAACTTGGGTATAACACCATCCAACTCATGGCTGTTCAGGAGCACCCGTATTACGGATCCTTCGGCTACCACGTCTCCTCATTCTTTGCCCCCTGCTCCCGCTTCGGCACCCCGGATGAATTAAAATACCTGATCGATACCGCCCACGGCCTCGGCATCGCCGTGCTGCTCGACATTGTCCACTCCCACGCCGTCAAAAACATCGCCGAAGGACTCAATGATTTCGATGGGTCCGGCAACCAGTATTTCCACGCCGGCGACCGGGGAAACCAACCCCAATGGGATTCCAAATGCTTCGATTACGGCAAATCTGAAGTCCAACAATTCCTGCTCTCCAATGTCAGATACTGGCTCGAAGAATTCCATTTCGACGGATTCCGCTTCGATGGCATCACTTCGATGCTTTACCATCACCACGGCACCGTCGCCTTCGACCACTACGACAAATATTTCCTGGATGGCCCGGACGAGGACGCCATCCTTTACCTCGGGCTCGCCACCACTCTCGCCAAACAGATCCAACCCGGAGCCCTGCTCATCGCCGAGGACATGTCCGGCATGCCGGGCCTCTGCCGACCAGCCAAGGAAGGTGGCGTCGGCTTCACCCATCGACTCGCCATGGGCATCCCCGATTACTGGATCAAGCTGCTCAAACACAAACAGGACGAAGACTGGAAACCTGAGGAGATGTGGGGCGTGATGACCAACCGCCGATACGGCGAAGCCAATATCGCCTACGCCGAAAGTCACGACCAGGCACTCGTCGGGGATAAAACCATCGCCTTCCGCCTGATGGATCAGGACATGTACTGGCACATGAGCATCGATGACCAGCACGGTGGCATCGAACGTGGAATCGCCCTGCATAAATTGATCCGACTCTTCACGCTGGTCTCCGGGGGCGAAGGTTGGCTCAACTTCATGGGCAATGAATTCGGCCATCCCGAGTGGTTGGATTTCCCCCGTGAAGGCAACGATTGGTCCTACCACTACTGCCGCCGCCAATGGTCACTGGTCGACAACCCGGAACTCCGCTACCAATACCTCAACGCCTTCGATGGATCGATGATGAATCTGACGGAGAAATATCAACTCCTGCAAAGCCCTCCTGCCAAGCTTCTCTACGTTCACAATGACGACCAGATTCTCGCAGCCGAACGGGCAGGCCTGATCTTCGTGTTCAATTTCAACCCGCACCAATCGTTTCCCGATTACCTGATCCCGGTGGATGACGAAGGGCCTTACAAAATCGTCCTCAACTCCGACTCCGCCGCCCACGGTGGCCACCGCAGAATTGACCCGTCGATCATTCCCCAAACCAACGCCGAGACCCAACTCCCGCTGTATATCCCAAGCCGATGCTGTCTGGTTCTCAAAAAATGGGAGTAG